A section of the Mastomys coucha isolate ucsf_1 unplaced genomic scaffold, UCSF_Mcou_1 pScaffold15, whole genome shotgun sequence genome encodes:
- the LOC116092069 gene encoding olfactory receptor 1013-like produces the protein MERGNHTVSEFILLGFTSDPTTQLVLFVIFLIMYTLTVLGNSTLIVLICSDPRLHTPMYFFIGNLSFLDLWLSTVYTPKILAICISENKIISFASCVAQFFFSAGLDYSECYLLAAMAYDRYVAISKPLIYSQAMSIKLCAFFVAASYMGGFTNSSIITKKTFTFDFCNDNIIDDFFCDLLPLVNLACGGKEGYQALMYFLLTSNVMIPIALILASYIFIIATILRIRSTQGRLKAFSTCSSHLISVTLYYGSILYIYSRPRTRYSLDSDKVVSTFYTVVFPMLNPFIYSLRNKDVKEALNKLVKIIPL, from the coding sequence ATGGAGAGAGGCAACCACACAGTATCTGAGTTCATCCTATTGGGATTCACCTCTGACCCTACCACACAATTGGTCCTGTTTGTGATATTTCTCATTATGTACACATTGACTGTGTTAGGAAACAGCACTCTTATCGTGTTGATCTGCAGTGACCCCAGGCTACACACACCCATGTATTTCTTCATTGGAAATCTGTCTTTTCTGGATCTCTGGTTGTCTACTGTCTATACTCCAAAGATCCTAGCGATATGTATCTCTGAAAATAAGATCATTTCTTTTGCTAGCTGTGTGGCTCAGTTCTTCTTCTCTGCTGGACTGGACTACAGTGAGTGTTACCTGCTGGCTGCTATGgcttatgaccgctatgtggccatctcgAAGCCACTGATTTATTCTCAGGCCATGTCTATAAAACTATGTGCATTTTTTGTAGCAGCCTCTTATATGGGTGGCTTTACTAATTCTTCAATCATCACCAAGAAAACTTTTACCTTTGATTTCTGTAATGACAACATCATTGATGACTTTTTTTGTGACTTGCTTCCCTTGGTGAATCTGGCTTGTGGTGGCAAAGAAGGATACCAAGCCCTGATGTACTTCCTCCTGACCTCCAATGTAATGATACCCATTGCCCTAATCCTGGCCTCCTATATCTTCATCATTGCCACTATCTTGAGGATCCGCTCCACCCAGGGTCGCCTGAAGGCTTTCTCCACCTGTTCCTCCCACCTCATCTCTGTGACCTTGTACTATGGCTCCATTCTCTACATCTACTCTCGTCCCCGTACCAGATATTCTTTAGATTCAGACAAAGTTGTTTCAACATTTTACACAGTAGTTTTCCCCATGTTGAATCCCTTCATCTACAGTCTGAGGAATAAGGACGTGAAAGAGGCTCTGAATAAACTCGTCAAGATCATTCCTTTATGA